The Tindallia magadiensis genome includes a window with the following:
- a CDS encoding M20 family metallopeptidase — translation MFYVNDYYHHDEIIELAEKLISIPSHPDVLHQEKEVAEFIYDYCGSHGMEVQFQEVVDQRKNVLVFLRGSGNGNSLMLNGHLDTITPYRMTIDPFKEGVHSGFVWGRGAADMKGGLASMLITMLAYKRAGITPDGDIIFTGVIGEEGKSEGTEHLINSGIRANAAIVGEPSNYEYAVGHRGLEWFDVVFTGRASHSGSPESGINAIEKAAEFIYRAKRDLYPKIRKRKDEFMGVSLMNIGIIEGGVGQSTVADTCTVKIDRRYIPGETVQSVTQEYQDILNDMKRDDPSLQAEIVKSAANDTALNHPPLVTPMTEPIVHAVRTSIREVIKREPKITRGRGWTDAALLKVYAKIPTVVFGPGDIRMSHTESERIAIKDLINTTEIYARIIDNFCIKDKIMETKNPPWHY, via the coding sequence TTGTTTTATGTAAACGATTACTATCATCATGATGAAATAATTGAACTGGCAGAAAAGCTAATCAGCATACCAAGCCATCCGGATGTTTTGCATCAGGAAAAAGAAGTTGCCGAATTTATCTATGATTACTGTGGTTCTCATGGTATGGAAGTCCAGTTCCAGGAAGTTGTTGACCAGCGCAAAAATGTACTTGTTTTTCTTCGTGGCAGTGGCAATGGTAATTCCCTGATGTTAAATGGTCATCTGGATACCATCACCCCTTACCGCATGACCATAGACCCTTTCAAAGAAGGGGTTCACAGCGGTTTTGTTTGGGGTCGCGGCGCCGCCGATATGAAAGGTGGTCTAGCCTCGATGCTTATTACGATGCTGGCTTATAAACGTGCTGGCATCACACCGGATGGAGACATTATTTTTACTGGTGTGATTGGCGAAGAAGGAAAAAGCGAAGGAACGGAACACCTGATCAATTCAGGTATTCGAGCTAATGCAGCGATTGTTGGCGAGCCTTCTAATTATGAATATGCGGTTGGTCATCGAGGTCTTGAATGGTTTGATGTTGTATTTACCGGCAGAGCTTCTCACAGTGGCAGCCCAGAAAGTGGTATTAATGCCATTGAAAAAGCAGCTGAGTTTATCTATCGAGCAAAGAGAGATTTATATCCTAAAATTCGAAAAAGAAAAGATGAGTTCATGGGTGTTTCTTTGATGAATATTGGCATTATCGAAGGGGGTGTTGGCCAAAGTACGGTTGCCGATACCTGCACCGTAAAGATTGACCGCCGATATATCCCTGGCGAAACCGTCCAGTCGGTTACGCAGGAGTATCAGGATATCTTAAACGATATGAAAAGAGATGATCCTAGTCTCCAGGCAGAAATTGTTAAAAGTGCCGCTAATGATACGGCGCTAAACCATCCACCTTTAGTCACACCAATGACAGAACCGATTGTTCATGCGGTCAGAACTTCGATCAGAGAAGTGATCAAACGAGAACCAAAAATAACTAGGGGTCGCGGATGGACAGATGCGGCGTTGCTGAAAGTGTATGCCAAAATCCCCACCGTTGTCTTTGGTCCTGGAGATATTCGGATGTCTCACACCGAATCAGAAAGAATTGCTATCAAAGACCTGATCAATACTACTGAAATTTACGCTAGAATCATTGATAATTTTTGTATTAAAGATAAGATTATGGAGACAAAAAATCCTCCCTGGCACTATTAA
- a CDS encoding YgiQ family radical SAM protein, which produces MFKDFLPVSQLDLQKRGWDQLDFILVSGDAYVDHPSFGVAIIGRWLEAAGFRVGIIPQPDWTKSESFTKLGTPRLGFLVTSGNLDSMVNHYTVAKKRRKSDAYTPGGVIGKRPDRATTVYARKIKKLFPDTPIILGGLEASLRRMAHYDYWEDRLKPSILMDTKADLLIYGMAEKTILEVAEALHSGLPVSSLTFIKGTSFFTKDLSIVNDPIVLPAWKTLLASKKQVGQSFLTQMNHTDPISGEVLAEPYEHGFIVQIPPSPPLTTKEMDQVYRLPFVRQVHPMHQKEGDVSAFDEVKFSLVSNRGCFGGCHFCALTFHQGRHIQIRSHESIVKEAKELITDKDFKGYLHDVGGPTANFRQPACKKQVTQGSCRHRQCMAPSLCPNIEVSHQDYVSLLRKLRKLPGIKKVFIRSGIRYDYLMADQDTTFFKDLCKHHVSGQLKVAPEHSNTQVLHLMGKPAIQVFDQFRHKYHQFNAKEKRHQFLVPYLISSHPGSDIHAAIELAVYLKTLGHQPEQVQDFYPTPGTLSTCMYYTEIDPRSNEKIYVPKDPEEKQMQRALLQAGKKQNQALIRKALEKAGRQDLIGHHRNALIPPIKSKALPSSKKEKRFKRR; this is translated from the coding sequence ATGTTCAAAGATTTTTTGCCTGTCAGTCAGCTTGACCTTCAAAAGAGAGGATGGGATCAGTTAGATTTTATCCTTGTATCCGGTGATGCTTACGTAGATCACCCTTCTTTTGGTGTCGCTATTATTGGAAGGTGGTTGGAAGCCGCTGGCTTCAGAGTAGGTATCATCCCTCAACCAGACTGGACTAAAAGCGAATCCTTCACCAAATTAGGAACACCACGTCTCGGCTTTTTAGTTACCAGCGGTAATCTAGATTCCATGGTTAACCATTATACAGTTGCCAAAAAACGAAGAAAATCCGATGCCTATACACCGGGAGGTGTTATAGGAAAACGTCCGGATAGAGCCACCACTGTCTATGCCAGAAAAATAAAAAAACTTTTTCCAGATACCCCCATTATTCTCGGCGGGCTCGAAGCCAGCCTTCGACGAATGGCTCATTATGATTATTGGGAAGATCGGTTAAAACCTTCGATTTTAATGGATACAAAAGCCGATCTCCTTATTTACGGCATGGCTGAAAAAACGATTTTAGAAGTTGCTGAAGCTTTGCATAGCGGCTTGCCAGTCTCCAGCCTTACTTTTATTAAAGGCACTTCCTTTTTTACTAAGGATTTAAGCATCGTAAATGACCCTATCGTGCTTCCAGCCTGGAAAACGCTTTTGGCTTCAAAAAAACAAGTAGGGCAAAGTTTTCTTACACAAATGAATCACACAGACCCTATTTCCGGCGAAGTCTTAGCCGAGCCCTACGAACATGGATTTATTGTCCAGATTCCTCCTTCCCCACCACTAACCACCAAAGAAATGGATCAGGTCTATCGCCTTCCTTTCGTAAGACAAGTCCATCCTATGCATCAAAAGGAAGGAGATGTCTCTGCCTTTGATGAGGTTAAGTTTAGTCTGGTCAGCAACAGAGGCTGTTTTGGCGGGTGTCATTTCTGCGCCCTCACCTTTCATCAAGGGCGGCATATTCAGATACGAAGCCATGAGTCTATCGTGAAGGAAGCTAAGGAATTGATTACTGACAAAGATTTCAAAGGATATCTTCATGATGTAGGCGGTCCTACGGCTAACTTCAGACAGCCTGCTTGCAAAAAACAAGTGACACAGGGTTCTTGCCGTCACCGGCAATGCATGGCCCCTTCTTTATGTCCCAATATAGAAGTATCTCATCAGGATTACGTTTCATTGCTTCGCAAGCTAAGAAAACTTCCAGGGATTAAGAAAGTTTTTATCCGTTCAGGAATTCGCTATGACTACTTAATGGCCGATCAGGACACTACTTTCTTTAAGGATCTATGTAAACATCATGTTAGCGGTCAACTTAAAGTAGCACCGGAGCATTCAAATACCCAGGTCCTTCATTTAATGGGCAAGCCAGCTATCCAGGTGTTTGACCAGTTCCGCCATAAATACCACCAGTTCAATGCAAAAGAAAAGCGTCATCAGTTTTTAGTTCCTTACCTAATATCCAGCCATCCAGGTTCCGACATACATGCCGCTATCGAACTTGCTGTCTATCTTAAAACGCTGGGCCATCAGCCAGAACAGGTGCAGGATTTTTACCCGACACCTGGCACATTATCTACCTGCATGTATTACACAGAAATAGATCCACGAAGCAATGAAAAAATATATGTGCCTAAGGATCCTGAAGAAAAACAGATGCAACGAGCTTTACTGCAAGCTGGCAAAAAACAGAATCAGGCTCTGATTCGAAAAGCCCTTGAAAAAGCAGGACGTCAGGATTTGATTGGCCATCACCGTAACGCACTGATACCACCCATAAAAAGCAAAGCTCTGCCATCCTCAAAAAAAGAAAAACGCTTTAAGCGTCGCTGA
- a CDS encoding potassium channel family protein, which produces MDHQRLKKITRLILVLVISVIFASIFLTKFLYDHFEEGTVSYGQSLLFVFQTFTTTGYGDLLPFTSTFMNIYASILMILGLSLVFILLGTASAQWLQNHFEEIPPTNVPSNTKDHILLCGFSDLTDSLINELEESNSNFVILERRLSNVRKLMQKKKPVVYGDPSDPQALLFAGIKKAKAILAAESDETNINILLEARALTSIPILVSVENHQLTEMLQLAGATEIIDPKKILGEELARLSTAEVGPALTSEMNQLGDLYVMEFPIGMYCQFANQTIQESGIRENTGVTILGLWENGIFRMVDSPHMLLSEESMVVVLGTKDQLHQLEESMSSNLHHSNLSHQHYIVAGYGDVAKRTVALLKKRNKDVTLIVRDPVQDIPHVVGDLTSQDVLSEAGIHNASTYIISADSDDRAIFSVLAAKKLNPHLRIFVRANSHYNVHKLYRAGADFVLSVSKIAGTILSSILTEEKEKVIPDMDIHFVQHHVESSLDGKMIQDTGIFGTTGCMIIAIKSGDQVQLNPSANTILKKGDDLVLLGNSHNLDLFKSYIGPYQ; this is translated from the coding sequence ATGGATCATCAGCGTCTCAAAAAAATAACCCGTTTGATTCTAGTTTTAGTAATATCCGTTATTTTTGCTTCCATTTTTTTAACAAAATTTTTATACGATCATTTCGAAGAAGGTACTGTTTCTTACGGACAGAGTTTGCTTTTTGTATTTCAAACCTTTACAACGACCGGCTACGGAGATTTGCTTCCTTTCACGTCCACTTTTATGAATATCTACGCCTCCATTTTGATGATATTAGGTCTGAGCCTCGTTTTTATCCTACTCGGTACAGCCTCTGCCCAATGGCTTCAGAATCATTTTGAAGAAATCCCACCGACCAATGTTCCAAGCAACACAAAAGACCATATTCTTCTTTGTGGCTTTTCAGATCTAACGGATTCTTTAATCAACGAGCTGGAAGAAAGCAATAGCAACTTTGTTATTCTTGAACGCCGCCTTTCAAATGTTCGAAAACTAATGCAGAAAAAGAAACCAGTTGTCTATGGTGATCCATCAGACCCACAAGCTTTACTATTTGCAGGTATTAAAAAAGCAAAAGCTATCCTTGCGGCAGAATCAGACGAAACCAATATCAACATTTTGCTGGAAGCCAGAGCACTAACATCTATTCCTATTTTGGTTTCTGTCGAAAATCACCAATTAACAGAAATGCTCCAACTTGCCGGTGCCACAGAAATCATCGACCCAAAGAAAATTTTAGGCGAAGAGTTAGCCCGTCTTTCTACAGCTGAAGTAGGTCCAGCATTAACATCGGAAATGAATCAATTGGGCGATTTATATGTTATGGAATTTCCTATTGGTATGTACTGCCAATTTGCTAATCAAACGATTCAAGAAAGTGGTATTCGAGAAAATACTGGCGTTACTATTCTTGGACTTTGGGAAAATGGAATTTTCCGAATGGTCGACAGTCCTCACATGCTTCTTTCCGAAGAATCAATGGTGGTGGTTCTGGGCACAAAAGATCAGTTGCATCAATTGGAAGAAAGCATGTCCAGTAACCTTCATCATTCTAATTTAAGTCATCAACATTATATTGTCGCCGGCTATGGCGACGTGGCTAAGAGAACGGTTGCGCTACTGAAAAAAAGAAATAAGGATGTCACATTAATTGTTCGTGATCCTGTTCAAGACATTCCACATGTAGTAGGCGATTTAACTTCCCAGGATGTATTGTCGGAAGCTGGTATTCACAATGCCAGCACCTATATTATATCCGCCGACAGTGACGACCGAGCCATTTTTTCTGTGTTGGCTGCTAAAAAGTTAAACCCTCATCTCAGAATATTCGTACGCGCTAACAGCCATTACAATGTTCATAAATTATATCGTGCTGGGGCTGATTTTGTGCTTTCTGTCAGCAAAATTGCAGGAACTATTTTATCCAGCATATTAACAGAAGAAAAAGAAAAGGTGATCCCAGATATGGATATTCATTTTGTCCAACATCATGTGGAAAGTTCTCTGGATGGTAAAATGATTCAAGATACAGGTATTTTTGGAACCACTGGTTGTATGATCATTGCCATTAAATCTGGAGATCAGGTTCAATTAAATCCTTCTGCCAATACCATTCTTAAAAAAGGGGATGATCTGGTATTATTAGGAAATAGTCATAATCTTGACTTATTTAAATCTTATATTGGTCCCTATCAATAA
- the cobA gene encoding uroporphyrinogen-III C-methyltransferase, whose protein sequence is MKQSMVYLVGAGPGEKDLITLRGLNCLKKAEVVLYDRLSGIELLSFAPEEAEFIDVGKKPNHHPVPQEEINRILVKKAKEGKTVVRLKGGDPFVFGRGGEEALALAEEGLLYEIVPGITSSIAVPAYAGIPVTHRHISPSFHVITGHEDPTQDESLDYEILAKLTGTLVFLMGVGRLERITNQLIEYGKDPKTAVALIHRGTTSKQKTITGSLDNIVDKVQKANLKPPCIIIIGDVVNLSSSLQWFENKPLFGKKIMVTRSRLQASQLTACLKEMGAEVIECPTIEIKPIDKPENMNQVIGKIDQYHHIIFTSINGVEAFMRQLNKQGMDLRHLSKESRITAVGEATRKKLVEKGLRVDCMPEVFTAEGVLEALTPFVKPEEKVLIPRAELGRKNLIEGLESLGTVVDELILYKTNLPMENQEKLINTISGDLDWITFTSASTVNHLVEMVGEKYLHLLQKTKLAAIGPITAEAVKKHNLSVDCQAEPYTIPALAEAIRKETVKENEK, encoded by the coding sequence ATGAAACAATCAATGGTTTATTTGGTTGGTGCAGGTCCGGGAGAGAAAGATCTCATCACTCTGCGAGGCTTAAACTGTCTTAAAAAGGCGGAGGTAGTGCTATACGACCGTCTGTCTGGAATAGAACTCTTATCCTTTGCACCGGAAGAGGCTGAGTTTATTGATGTTGGAAAAAAACCGAACCATCATCCGGTACCACAGGAAGAAATAAATCGTATTTTGGTTAAAAAAGCGAAAGAAGGAAAAACAGTGGTTCGTCTCAAAGGAGGCGATCCTTTTGTCTTTGGTCGAGGGGGAGAAGAGGCACTGGCTTTAGCTGAAGAAGGGCTTCTGTATGAAATTGTACCTGGCATTACCTCTTCGATTGCTGTACCTGCTTATGCAGGGATACCGGTGACTCATCGGCATATCAGTCCTTCTTTTCATGTGATTACTGGCCATGAAGATCCGACACAGGATGAATCTTTAGACTATGAAATACTGGCAAAACTAACAGGTACTTTGGTTTTCTTGATGGGAGTAGGTCGTTTAGAAAGGATTACGAACCAGCTAATAGAATATGGGAAAGACCCCAAAACAGCTGTTGCTTTAATTCATCGAGGAACCACTTCGAAACAAAAGACGATTACAGGAAGTTTAGACAATATTGTCGATAAAGTGCAAAAAGCGAATCTTAAGCCACCTTGCATTATTATTATTGGAGATGTGGTGAACCTTTCTTCGTCGCTTCAATGGTTTGAAAATAAACCTCTGTTTGGAAAAAAAATCATGGTAACGAGAAGCCGACTTCAGGCAAGTCAGTTGACGGCATGTCTGAAAGAAATGGGAGCAGAAGTGATTGAATGTCCCACGATAGAAATTAAACCCATTGATAAGCCGGAAAATATGAATCAGGTGATCGGAAAAATAGACCAGTATCATCACATCATATTTACCAGCATTAATGGAGTAGAAGCATTTATGAGACAATTGAATAAGCAAGGAATGGATCTACGGCACCTATCTAAAGAAAGTCGAATCACAGCCGTAGGAGAAGCCACTCGTAAAAAACTGGTTGAAAAAGGGCTTCGGGTAGACTGTATGCCAGAAGTGTTTACGGCAGAGGGAGTACTGGAGGCGTTAACTCCTTTTGTAAAACCGGAAGAAAAGGTTTTGATCCCTCGTGCTGAACTGGGACGTAAAAATTTGATCGAGGGATTAGAGAGCCTGGGAACGGTGGTAGATGAACTGATTTTATATAAGACAAATCTACCGATGGAAAATCAAGAAAAACTTATCAATACAATATCTGGTGATCTTGATTGGATTACGTTTACCAGTGCATCTACAGTGAATCATTTAGTAGAAATGGTGGGAGAGAAATATCTTCACCTGCTTCAAAAAACAAAACTGGCGGCCATAGGGCCTATTACAGCTGAGGCTGTGAAGAAACACAATCTGTCCGTTGACTGTCAGGCAGAACCGTATACTATCCCAGCGTTAGCAGAAGCCATCAGGAAGGAGACTGTAAAAGAAAATGAGAAATAA
- the hemC gene encoding hydroxymethylbilane synthase, producing MSGYVPMMMRLNKKKCVVIGGGIVAERKVTALLESKADVTVISPKVTETIRKRYEAGSLEWKKRGYLSGDFDKIPFAFIAVGNEEVNKRCRWEANKTNTLLNIADQPDQCDFMLPAVLRQGDLILTVCTSGKSPMLAKKIKQDLIQTYGNAYSVVVDTLGKIRQDAFHQIANQKNRQEVFRKLIYDGAVDEALTLPGQEVENFLMQKYWKLVLSAKEHRGEKDSEIEKKRRKVVKKLIIGSRGSRLALIQAKWVQQQLQEAHRGLEIDIKIIKTKGDIILDRTLDKVGGKGLFVKEIQNALFDGSIDLAVHSMKDVPGESPEGLKMVAIPEREDARDVLVTTDGKSWKELREKPVIGTSSMRRQAQMKALRPDSQIVPIRGNIETRMQKMKDQHMDGILLAAAGLIRSGYFNEKHHFAFSEEEFIPAVGQGALGCEIREDDVETTRIVKVLDDMESRRRVEAERGFLNHLEGDCHVPVGAFAWIEEKKLTILGMVACVETGKRLTAFASGEGNAEALGVKVAEELLEKGAASLLKRK from the coding sequence ATGAGCGGTTATGTTCCGATGATGATGCGGTTAAATAAAAAAAAATGTGTGGTTATTGGTGGTGGGATAGTTGCGGAAAGAAAAGTAACAGCTCTTTTGGAATCGAAGGCAGACGTTACAGTGATCAGCCCGAAAGTAACAGAAACAATACGAAAAAGGTATGAGGCAGGATCTTTGGAATGGAAAAAAAGAGGGTATCTTTCCGGTGATTTTGATAAAATTCCGTTTGCGTTTATTGCCGTAGGGAACGAGGAAGTTAATAAAAGATGCAGGTGGGAAGCAAATAAGACAAATACATTACTAAATATAGCGGATCAACCAGATCAATGTGATTTTATGTTGCCGGCTGTTTTACGGCAAGGTGATTTAATATTGACTGTATGTACCAGTGGTAAAAGTCCCATGTTGGCTAAAAAAATCAAACAGGATTTGATACAAACTTATGGAAATGCCTACAGTGTCGTAGTAGATACATTAGGTAAAATTCGACAAGATGCGTTTCATCAAATAGCCAATCAAAAAAACAGGCAAGAAGTATTTAGAAAATTAATATATGACGGCGCGGTAGACGAAGCACTTACGTTGCCAGGGCAAGAAGTGGAAAATTTTCTTATGCAGAAGTACTGGAAATTGGTGTTATCGGCAAAGGAACATAGGGGTGAAAAAGACAGTGAAATCGAAAAAAAAAGGAGGAAGGTTGTGAAGAAATTAATCATCGGATCCAGAGGAAGTAGGCTGGCGCTGATTCAAGCAAAATGGGTGCAGCAACAACTTCAGGAAGCACATCGAGGTTTGGAAATAGACATTAAAATTATTAAAACCAAAGGAGATATTATTTTAGATCGAACCTTAGACAAGGTGGGAGGGAAAGGTCTATTTGTTAAAGAAATTCAGAATGCTTTGTTTGATGGGAGTATTGACTTAGCCGTGCATAGTATGAAGGATGTGCCGGGAGAATCGCCGGAAGGATTAAAGATGGTAGCGATTCCAGAACGAGAAGATGCAAGAGACGTGTTGGTTACGACGGACGGAAAGTCTTGGAAAGAATTGAGAGAAAAGCCGGTTATTGGTACCAGCAGCATGCGGAGACAAGCACAGATGAAGGCTTTAAGACCAGATAGTCAGATAGTTCCAATACGTGGAAACATCGAAACAAGGATGCAAAAAATGAAAGATCAACATATGGATGGTATATTACTGGCAGCAGCCGGGCTTATTCGTTCAGGTTATTTTAATGAGAAGCATCATTTTGCTTTTTCGGAGGAAGAATTTATTCCAGCCGTAGGGCAGGGTGCTTTAGGATGTGAGATTAGAGAAGATGACGTAGAAACGACAAGAATTGTAAAGGTATTAGATGACATGGAAAGCCGGCGGAGAGTAGAGGCAGAAAGAGGTTTTTTGAATCATCTGGAAGGGGATTGTCATGTGCCGGTAGGTGCTTTTGCATGGATAGAAGAAAAGAAACTTACGATTTTAGGGATGGTAGCGTGTGTTGAGACAGGAAAACGCTTGACGGCCTTTGCAAGCGGCGAAGGAAATGCCGAAGCACTTGGTGTTAAGGTAGCGGAAGAACTGTTGGAAAAAGGAGCTGCTAGTCTGTTGAAAAGAAAATAA
- a CDS encoding RibD family protein has protein sequence MLKTCTFEANDIKMNKIYENQACFDNMDKHQRQQDICAKVDQHYGRLFFPDNMRNRGRPYFTGSLIVSMDGRMGFMDDPSSRTLAKANKEDPTGGMADLWMVNVLRTYADAVLLGTNTLHAESEFTGHVYDPELQKYRLERSERFAPVPWNVIISRNPEKLPWNHPVLNTSEIPVLMIIPRNKTKNMAWCTENDFCYELIRIDHNSESLVGDRYDTLQKNGQTHLIAALPEVDFPDWKLVMKLMRLLNIKQVAVESPYWIYELIQEKAMDEVFTTQTGVYAGGSLVPGKTQSFHSTEAPQLELASIHMTGNNVMMIRQLLKYRDRQES, from the coding sequence ATGTTAAAAACCTGCACATTTGAGGCAAATGATATCAAAATGAATAAAATTTATGAAAATCAAGCATGCTTTGATAATATGGATAAACATCAAAGGCAACAAGATATTTGCGCCAAAGTTGATCAACACTATGGCCGTCTTTTTTTTCCTGATAATATGAGGAATAGAGGAAGACCCTATTTTACCGGTTCTTTAATTGTGTCAATGGATGGACGCATGGGGTTTATGGATGATCCCAGCAGTCGCACACTGGCAAAAGCAAACAAAGAAGATCCTACAGGAGGCATGGCAGATCTTTGGATGGTTAACGTGCTAAGAACTTATGCTGATGCTGTTTTATTGGGCACAAACACCTTACATGCAGAGTCCGAGTTTACAGGGCATGTGTATGACCCGGAGTTACAAAAGTATCGATTGGAAAGATCAGAACGCTTTGCACCGGTTCCTTGGAATGTTATTATTTCAAGGAACCCAGAAAAACTGCCATGGAATCACCCTGTATTAAATACTTCCGAAATACCTGTTTTGATGATTATTCCAAGAAATAAAACAAAAAATATGGCCTGGTGTACAGAAAATGATTTTTGTTATGAACTAATTAGGATAGACCATAATTCTGAAAGCCTTGTGGGAGACCGTTATGATACTTTGCAAAAAAATGGGCAAACTCATTTGATCGCAGCCTTACCAGAGGTGGACTTTCCAGATTGGAAACTGGTAATGAAACTGATGCGTTTATTAAACATAAAGCAAGTAGCCGTAGAATCTCCTTACTGGATTTATGAGTTGATACAAGAAAAAGCAATGGATGAAGTATTTACAACACAAACCGGTGTGTATGCCGGTGGGAGCTTAGTACCAGGAAAAACACAGTCTTTTCATTCGACAGAAGCTCCTCAGTTGGAGCTGGCCAGTATCCATATGACAGGAAACAATGTGATGATGATACGTCAACTTTTAAAATACAGAGATAGGCAGGAGTCTTAA
- a CDS encoding TetR/AcrR family transcriptional regulator: MPKIVNYEEKKQMIMKKSMESFLKKGVHGTHLVDIANACKMGRTTIYQYFRNKDQILEYTIQNLFQDLRVDIRETVLDDKDNPYEKIRKLIPAIVKLYLKNQKMIVLVDLWLILIRENNPMVRQLNEHMEETRNIFQGMLEEGIKEGVIRPMNAESMAFTLYATIESFLLHMAIHQEQEVSEHIESLDMLLEGLKA; the protein is encoded by the coding sequence ATGCCTAAAATAGTTAATTATGAAGAAAAAAAACAGATGATCATGAAAAAATCCATGGAATCATTTTTGAAAAAAGGGGTGCATGGGACTCATTTAGTGGATATTGCCAACGCCTGCAAAATGGGAAGAACTACCATTTATCAATACTTTCGAAACAAAGATCAGATTTTGGAGTACACGATTCAGAATTTGTTTCAGGATTTAAGGGTTGATATTAGGGAGACCGTTTTAGACGATAAGGATAATCCTTATGAAAAAATTCGAAAACTCATTCCGGCCATTGTAAAATTGTACCTTAAAAATCAAAAGATGATTGTTTTAGTAGATTTATGGCTTATTTTAATACGCGAAAACAACCCGATGGTTCGACAGTTAAATGAACATATGGAAGAAACTCGGAATATATTCCAAGGAATGCTGGAGGAAGGAATAAAAGAAGGGGTTATACGGCCGATGAATGCAGAAAGCATGGCCTTTACTCTCTATGCAACGATAGAATCTTTTCTGTTGCACATGGCAATTCATCAGGAACAGGAAGTCAGCGAGCATATTGAATCATTGGATATGTTATTGGAAGGATTAAAAGCATAA
- the hemB gene encoding porphobilinogen synthase, producing the protein MRNKRPRRLREKASLRNLVQETVVHKNDLIQPLFIVHGKGIKKEIAGMPGQYHLSVDQLSGEIKEIKEAGIKAVLLFGLPQHKDAFGSEAYDPRGIVQQGIREVREHFPEMLIMTDVCLCQYTDHGHCGIVENGKVLNDESLELIAQTALTHAQTGADTVAPSDMMDGRVAAIRQKLDLNEFQDVSIMSYSVKYASAFYGPFRQAAGSSPQFGDRRSYQMDPANVQEAIREAQLDIEEGADMLMVKPALAYLDVIKAVKDHFPLPLGAYQVSGEYAMIKNAVEGGLLNNDQIMVETLTSIKRAGADMIITYFAKEMARWIDDHR; encoded by the coding sequence ATGAGAAATAAACGACCGAGAAGACTACGGGAAAAGGCATCCTTAAGAAATTTAGTGCAGGAAACCGTTGTTCATAAAAATGATCTGATTCAACCTCTTTTTATTGTTCATGGAAAAGGAATCAAAAAAGAAATAGCTGGTATGCCAGGGCAATATCATTTATCGGTAGATCAATTGTCCGGTGAAATAAAAGAAATTAAGGAAGCGGGCATTAAGGCTGTTCTTTTATTTGGTTTGCCTCAGCATAAAGATGCCTTTGGGTCGGAAGCCTATGACCCAAGAGGAATTGTACAACAAGGAATCCGGGAAGTTCGGGAGCATTTTCCTGAAATGCTTATCATGACAGATGTATGCTTGTGTCAATATACAGATCATGGCCATTGCGGGATCGTAGAAAATGGAAAAGTGCTTAATGACGAATCACTGGAATTAATTGCACAGACAGCATTAACCCATGCACAGACAGGTGCGGATACGGTAGCTCCCTCAGATATGATGGATGGCAGGGTAGCCGCTATCAGACAAAAGTTGGACCTTAATGAATTCCAAGATGTAAGCATTATGAGTTACAGCGTAAAATATGCCTCTGCTTTTTATGGTCCTTTCCGACAAGCAGCAGGTAGTTCACCGCAATTTGGTGATCGGCGCAGTTATCAGATGGATCCTGCAAACGTACAGGAAGCAATTAGAGAAGCACAGCTGGACATAGAAGAAGGCGCTGATATGCTTATGGTAAAACCGGCCTTGGCTTATCTAGATGTGATCAAGGCAGTAAAAGATCATTTTCCTCTTCCTCTGGGAGCTTACCAGGTTAGTGGCGAGTACGCAATGATTAAAAACGCTGTAGAGGGAGGGCTTCTGAATAATGATCAAATAATGGTAGAAACACTGACCAGCATCAAAAGAGCTGGAGCCGATATGATTATCACTTACTTTGCCAAAGAGATGGCTCGCTGGATTGATGATCATCGTTAA